A stretch of DNA from Fundulus heteroclitus isolate FHET01 unplaced genomic scaffold, MU-UCD_Fhet_4.1 scaffold_653, whole genome shotgun sequence:
TGCACCTCTTGTCATTTTTACTTTGGCTGATTATTTacttctatccatccatccatccatccatccatctatccattatctatacccgcttatccatgcaggggtGTGTGATGTGGGGGttgtgtctatctccagcagttGATTATTAACTTGATGTCTGCAATTATCAATAAGGTTCCTTGTGAAACGGGTTCTACAAAAAGAATAATAACTACCAAACTTAAGTAATCTAGcattaaaattaataacattttttttttacatttatatgacATTCTTATTCTGGCTAGCtactatttaatattttttggtGGGCATTTCACGTGAAAGACATATTTAAGAAATTTCCAAAGTTGCTGACAAGTGCTTGCATATAATTAACCTAGAATCTTGTTGAATTGTTACAAGTCATATCAAAACAGACGGTAAAGATACAACATGTCCAGCTGGGCTAGCTGTATGTGTTGAGTCAGCTATTTCTTCAGGGACACAATGAAGCTTCGAGTGTGTTTGGTGACCGATTATGAAAACATCGTTCAGAAACACGGTAACCTCATGTTGGAGCAAAATATTATGGCTGTCTTGCAGAAACTCTGGTTGgggtgaaatattttcactgtccagaaaaaaaaaggtagaacaGACTGCAGCTTCTTGAACGCTGTTTGTGAGTATGtgcaaaagaaattaaatgcaAACTGGTATTTGAAAAAATTTCAGGGCTTTGATCTTATTAACTTAATGAATGAAGTATTGATGTGGAGACCTAAAAAATGCCTAATCCTTTTAGAGGACAAAAGAATCAACATTGACTGAAAATTGAGACCTATGCATTAAACACCAGAAGTGGTGGCACTGCTGGAGGTGTTGGATCGCCATCATTTACAAAAGCCCAACTCAACCGTAAAATCATTAGGGTAATAAATAGGCATGCTtgtaaaaaatgtgttatttagttCATAAGAGCCAAAATTGAAAAATAGTTGAAACCAGATCTCTGCTTATGGTTCTCGTTAACCAACTAGCTATAGGGTTAGTACTGAAGCACAGCTAACTTCTACGGGGAAATATTATTGTTTCATGTGAAATCATGTAAATGCAGGAATATTCATCATTCATATAGCAACAGTGTACCTCGGATTGGTACGATATGTCAGTGTACAACAAAGGCAAAGTTTCAAAGAGCTAAAGCAATGCAGTAATCTTAACGGCATCTTCAGAGATATTGCACTGCAGTGGGATGGGATGTCCAGATCGTGAAACCAGAATTTACCCACAACACCCCTGGAAAACCCATCATTCTCCaaactgcacatgtgcactGAATTCATTATAATTTATTGGGAGTGGCTACCAGAACataatatatttgtaaatatacATATGCATTATGACATTTCCTAAATGTGCCATGCGCATTATGCATACAGTGTATTAGGGTGCAAAAAGATccaatacattaaaaaaaaattatttttattttacatatccGTCAGGTttcctgtgtgtttttatgtccCTTCATTTTGCTGTGCATAGCTACTCCACAGAGATTATTTACACACCGTTTTAAGGTGTTAAATTATGGCGTAATTGAGAAGATAATTGTATTCAAAgaatactgagattaaatttgGATGGATCAACAtctaactaaatgtttttcatttgtattttttcattcAAAGTGGTGTCTTTTCAACAGTGGCATTAAACATgtctgggcaaaaaaaaaaaaaataaagccacaTAAATGATTGATGGAGGAAAATCAGCAACTGTCTTGCTCAAACCACAAGACtaatcattaaaatatttcctgaacAGTATGTATTCACTGCTGAGCCTGTATTTATTGCTCTTTTATCAGTGTTATCTGCAGGTTATCACCCTGGCAAAACTAAATGactgttaataaatattatggACGAAGAAGTCTTCAAAAAACattcagagaaacaaacaaactttgaatcattatgtttaaaaaacttGATCATCATCTGTGTTTCTATCCAATTAAAGCTTCACAGTTTGTGTAATATCTCTTTAAAGAAGACCAGGTGTCCCACAGCTGGTTTAAGAATATTCAGTGGCATTTGTTGAATTGTTTTAGCTTTTGGGTTTGGGGAAGTGTTGGTATCCGAGTAAATCCCGCTGTCGCCCTGACAGGAACACATGTACAAAGACATCGTTTTATGCAACCAGTGTCAGCATCGACTGTGCAGGGATGTCCATGACATAGCAACACCTGAAGGACATGCTCCTTGTAGAGAAGTGGGCCAACAAAGTGTGTCATAGAGACACGCCCGGTTATCGAAACATTTTGTTGATACGTCAATAAGTTAGTGCCTAAAGTGGGTCTTAATGACTAACTTTTATCTATGAGTTTATTATGTGCTCCTGCTTATTTCTAAGAAACGTCACCTCTAGGAACAAAGGTTGAATATGTCAGTTGAAAGTAGGAAAATGTAAAGTAGAAAATCTGCTCGCCACTTTCAGGAAATGTGTTCAAAGCTCCGCTTATAAACACAGGGCTGGGGAAACAGCAGTTGGAATAATGTAACAATCCACTTTGAGGTATTACAATAAAAGGTTTTGTAGTTTAgggcatgttttaaaaaaatatatttttttagcacaatgtcaaaatgcataaaagaaacaattaaaataaattacagtgttGAAAGAGGTAAACAACTCAATGAGGTTATAAAGGGCTTCCACCTATGGTTTACAACAGATTACACTATCAtacaaaaactaaacagaaacagagaaacagaagagcACTGGATTCTGTTTTGGGGGGAAGGCGCGCCGTGGGGCTGCTGCggtgccttgcgcttgaattcaggcgCACATGCtcagtttatccatccatccatccatccattttctgacgcgcttaatccctcatgcgTTTTTCCCCACGACGTTTATCTCTCGCACACAGCGCAGAGCTGAAAAGAATTGTTTCTTCTCCTCTCATCGCCTCAACGCGATATCATCTAACATAAATTATGCTGAGGCCTGACAATGAGTTCCAAAGAGAGCCTACATCTAGGCTGTGTAGAAAACTGATATATCCTGTGGGCTTAAGTCTAATGCTCGTGGGCTAGGCGTAGCAGGACTTCATGCCTCACTGGGTCCGCTTGGAGCACCAACATGAAACATCCGCACGGgaaacaacttcaaactcagccttcggcTTTGCACTTAAAGGCGTCCTGCGCAAATCCAGGGGAAATGATGTCTGGTCAGGGTGGAGGTTGAGATgacaaacctgtcgctgtgaaaggtgacgaCGAAGGTTATGAAATGTAACAATCTACAAGAGCTGGAGCAGATCAgaggaaaactcagcagctggatcatgcgtaatgACGCAGCGTAACCACCGTTAAGCTCTTAACGCATGCGGCCGaccgcatatatatatatatatatatatatatatatatatatatatatatatatatatatatatatatatatatatatatataaaatctgatttcatcatctaaaaaaaatccacccgTGTCGTGTGTATggtattatttatatatatatataaaaaaacaatgtaggGAGATTTTCGTTTAAAAAAGCCTGCTACGTGTGGAGTAGGCCTACCATTCATTAATTTACTTCAGAGATCAAAGGGGGCTGAGTATAAATGTTACCCCCTCTTTActttttgtctgatttttgAAACCAtgtgtccttttccttccaTTGCACAATTTCGTCCTAAATTGTGTTGATctattatattaatattaagaaaaaacatttaatgggACGTTTTAATGGGACACAATCgctttgcaataaataaatcgCTTTGCCATCAATAAATTCATTTTGTAAATTGATTTTGAAGGATTCAGTCTAACAGAATTgcactttgtattttttagGTAATTTGATCAATATTATTTCTGCTCTGGTTGTGACAGGTCTTAATCAAAGTTGCAAGCAGTCTCTGGGTTATGTAAGTTAtaaccttgtttttttattcatgacTATATTTACTAGCATTCTGTATTTACCACAAAACGTTCAGATAGTCTGCATACCCTGCCCCatcccccacaaaaaaaaaacgaaaattgGACTGAGAAACGCTGCCATCTAATGGTGAACATGAGCCAAGCACAGGCACCTCTATGCAATTGCAGCTCTTGAAACAGCTTTCATGAAATAACACAGccaaaattttaatttaaaaaccaaaatcCAACTGGCAAATCTTGAATTATAATTCATGTTgattattaaacagaaaaagaatgcaatatatataaaaaagaatctGCAGAGCACCCTAAAAAGACCTGGTCGACGCCAAAAAAATCAGATCATCATTGTGGACTCACAAGAGAAACCAGTAGTGATGGAAATTCTCCTCCGATGAACTGTCTGAACATGGCTCTTATTGATTGGAAGAGATGCTATCAGGTGTTGGGGCATCAgatgtaaacatgtttttattattcaacTAAAGAAAAGCTTAATTTATTAGCTTCTAACATAGACACTGCGTGGAGAAGAACAGGATCAACTACAGCTACTAACATTCAGCTGGAAACTTCTCCAGCCTTGTTTCTTCACCCTCAGCCTCATCTTTTCTTTTGGCCTGGCACAAACGCCTTTGATCTGCGCTGTATGCTGacagtttaaatttaaaaatagttGAACTCTTATCGTTTCCACATGAATAAGGGCATACTGATTGTCCTGCAAggaaacatcagtgaacaagGGGAATAGAAAATAGGAGAAGGACAAGGTCTTCAAAAACCTACGCGCCCATTCCATCTGGAGACAAGTAATCACAGATGATTAAGCTGCCGTTTCAATGTCCCCAAACAGTCCTTTTGCAATTGTAGTCGCAAAGTTCAACTTTGGTTTTATCAAAATGCAGCACATCGTCCAGAAAaggttttgggagatttttttctgtccctAATCCTTAGTTCAAATATATGAAAAACACAGGAATGGTTGTCACGCGTACAAAGCCGTAAGAACATATTTGGCATCCTAAAAGAGCTCTTCTGTTTTGCTCCATTGTGGAATttcttgttgatgttttttgaCATCATGgaacaaatattaaaattaaataagaaaaCGAGAGTAAATTAAAATcgtattttattaaataaaaaatattatttattaaaataataaaataaatggccCATTGTAAATACATTCTTGGTTTAACAAagttgtaataaaaaataatattaaaatgaaaCTGCCTACTTGTTATTCATAACTTAAGTGTGATTAACCAGATTTGTTGGTTCTGTCTTTGACAGCCACATTTGATTACTGCTAGATCTGTAAAATTAAGAAAGAATCAATCCTTAAACGAACCCTGTCTGTCTTGCAACATGAAGGTCTATAAAAGCACTAGTACTAAGGGGTTTGGGACTCTGGGGAACAGCAGTGAGAACTTTATATCCACAAGCACAGAAAATACAGAACAGTGGTAAACCTTCGAAGTAGGGAGTGACCTATTAAATTACTCCAGAAGCTCATTGAAGATTCATtcaggaggtcacaaaataaCCCAAAACCACATCTAAAAAACTGCAGGCGTTACTTGCCTCAGTTAAGTCAGTGTATATAGTCTAACTATAAGAACCAGGCTGGCATTTACCAAAAAATAGTGATCATCCCCAAAAAGTctggggaaaatattctgtggaatGATTGAGAATTAAAGTGCAGGTTCTTTGAAGGTGTGGGTCCATTGCAACTATTCGAAAACCAACATATTTCAGAAAACATAAAGCACATTGACAATCAAACATGGTGTTAGTGTGGCAGTCTGAGGCTACTTTACTACCTCTGGAGCTGGATTACTGAAAAACAAtggctatccatccatccatccatccatccatccatccatccatatatataactatatataactatatatatatatatatatatatatatatatatatatggagtgACTGtctataccttatgcaccttttcctccttttggcaccttatTTTGATCACTAAGCCaatgtgtgacaagtgaatttctccaatgtgagatcaataaagcttattttatcttatcttatcttatcttatcttaaacaaACATGTACTACTGTAGACTAAGTTCTTGGAATGTGTATCATGATGCCTCAGATAGCTCATGTTAATTTTAGAGTTCTTCATGTAAACCCTGTTGTGGTCAAACCCATGACCGAATACAGCGATCCTACTGTTTACTGTAACACAGTTCAATAAGGACAATACAACTATTTGAAAAATccccaaaataatttattatttttccaaCCAAGAGGCAGTTTGTGGTTATTACAGACTgctgatgtgtgttttttttacacctatTGCACACAACCAAAATCAGCTAATTCCTACATCCACTACTCATTAGAACCGCTggttaagtaaaaaataaagcacaatgtacaaaaaacaaaacaaaaaaaaaacattaacacacAGTACATTTCATATTGTAGCACCATTCATTGTAGAACTCTAAAGGACAAAAGAATCATTTACACTTGGGTGGGGTTTTACATCGTTCACAGGCTTGTGTTTCCATGTGCCTTTTTCAGAAAGCCTGAAGGAGAGCCTCAACATACAGGCCCACTGCAGCTGTCCATGCATGCAATGTTAGGCAGCTTATAAATTCAGAAGATAGCTCtgctctttccattttttttgagAGAGTTGTCTCATTGTTATTGCTAACagaaggcacaaaaaaaaaaatgtccaaaagtgGATGATAGAGTGCTATTTAACTTAGAAAGGGACTGGTCCGTAGAAGGCGGTGTACGCTGCCACGATGCCTTCGGTGTCAGCCATGTCATCACAGGCAACATTCAGCTCACACACCTCTTtcaagctgcaaaaaaaaccccaaaaaaaacaggggaaataGAGTCAGACATGTGCAAGAACATTTTTAGATATTACAGGACGAGCAATTAGCCAAACTAGCTACAAACATTTCTACTAACGTCTAGACAACCGAAGCTTAAATTTGTTCCCGTTAAGCAGTTCGGTTTCGTCGGCTGGTAGTACCTTTCCAGCTGCAGGGGGCTGAGCTTGCCTTGGACAGCTCTTCTTCTCCTGAGAATAACCGAAGCCAGGTCTCTCTTCATAACCACATGGGAATCTGAGGGAAGAAAGGGATGAGAACCTGTTTAAAGATTCTCGCTTTGAATCCTAACAGAACTATATTTCTAAagctatgcaaaaaaaaatcataattaccTTCAGCACTGGCTGActctgaggaggatgaggaggaggaggaggaagatgaagaggCAGCAGAGTCAGACGCTGAGGAGTCAGAGGCTGAGGAGTTGGATTCAGAGGAGGAGGATTCTGAGGAGGAGGATTCTGAGGATTCGGCGGAGGAGGACTCGGACGACTCGGTGGactcagaggaggaggaggactctGACGTTGAATCAGAGGCCGAAGAGTCAGACGCGGAGTCAGAGGCCGAGTCGGATGCAGAGTCGGATGCGGAGGATGAAGCTGAATCAGACTCAGATGAGGAAGAAGACGAAGAAACGGGAGCTGCATCGGCTGCGGGGTCGGCGGCCGTGTCAGCAGCAGGATCCACGATGACCTCGGGTTCTACAGCTGAGCAGGACAGGACAAAACGGTAAAGTCATTTTCAGGTATTTACGTTGTCCGCACACAGCCCAGAGAGCAATAGCATTTGGTCCTTACCTCCCATGGACCAGCACACCGACAGAAGAGCACAGATGGAGAGCAGAGCCAGCGTCTTCATGGTGTCTTGTAGAGAGGTTCTCTCAGAAGCCaagcggatttttttttatcggctGCTTTTCTTCCGATGTCTTTGACTGTTTCTGTACCCAAAGTCGAGGTCAATATATACTGTAGTCCAGCTCTATAGTCGGAACAGACCCACACACTAAACAAAagtctctgattggctggagaATCAAATATCAACGTTTCCGCTTCCACTTGTCATGAAAGCTCCAACAAACACCCACGCAACCCCTGGCACTGAATCGCAAAACTCACGCAGCCACAAGCATTCCTTTCATTTTCCTGTTTGCAGACTACATGGCAGGACTTGTACATCTGAAATGCCTTGTAAAAGTCTTcactgggacttttttttttttttttacgttttgcCATGCTGCAGGCATaaacttaaatgcattttgtggGGATTTAGTGAAATagatcaggaaatattaaacaactgttattattatttttctttcttaaaatctgcatttttttattaaagttgtgCACA
This window harbors:
- the LOC118556357 gene encoding osteocalcin 2-like, whose amino-acid sequence is MKTLALLSICALLSVCWSMGAVEPEVIVDPAADTAADPAADAAPVSSSSSSSESDSASSSASDSASDSASDSASDSSASDSTSESSSSSESTESSESSSAESSESSSSESSSSESNSSASDSSASDSAASSSSSSSSSSSSESASAEDSHVVMKRDLASVILRRRRAVQGKLSPLQLESLKEVCELNVACDDMADTEGIVAAYTAFYGPVPF